One genomic segment of Scophthalmus maximus strain ysfricsl-2021 chromosome 3, ASM2237912v1, whole genome shotgun sequence includes these proteins:
- the LOC118316995 gene encoding ankyrin repeat and SAM domain-containing protein 1A-like isoform X1 — protein sequence MGKEQELLEAARTGNLAAVEKLLSGKRQTAGTGSGLSGTGGSGAGGGHGASSHPLSSLLSIWRGPNVNCVDSTGYSPLHHAALNGHSEVVEALLRNEALTNIADNKGCYPLHLAAWKGDEHIVQLLVHQGPSHPKLNEQSSVEHKEFKRCGPFDPYINAKNNDNETPLHCAAQYGHSRVVRLLLEELTDPTMRNNKFETPLDLAALYGRLEVVKLLLSAHPNLLSCNTKKHTPLHLASRNGHLPVVEVLLDAGMDINYETEKGSALHEAALFGKTDVVQRLLGAGIDVNIVDMKGLTALDTVKDMPSQKSRELAALILGHMTGKPPDIDLPPPPVPPPQESPSPRKKGELEKVSELISGLAPGPEEESPYEALFEATSCHSLDSLASGKSSDRDSGRPDSEAGKKDRLLHTSHPGPGHEQSASSEALYTNSSIDERGERVEEDHTYELLLTAQTKVPPPGHESHSHKDEKTTSQSSNSVLPQRRPAAPIDLRAPSKTKDTLHPHHGRVGPPLSGDNSQPSQDQEAGVPEQFTGLLHGSSPVFDCHEEPFGLPVVPPPAQVQQESRKPAKVKEEVAAAAAAPPSRPSMAAILTDCDPKAIYATVNKEHRDSGAASAVRMRPPMDLKLARSLSKSDSDLLVSPPSEEDGGLGNRSESVSNCSTGKKRLEKSPSFTSEWDEQTPRAAPATKQRRSNSFDSIEKIMTLIGAGIDFSRDQQYATPGAAGRLLDQPVGDWLEHVGLPQYESKLLLNGFDDLHYMGSNVMEDQDLREIGIVDLSHRKKILHAARSIPKVKALGCDGSGSLSAWLENLGLHEYLPNFLASGYRTLDCVKNLWELEIVNVLKISLLGHRKRIIASLAERPYEDPPVKPPRLSQIRCQDLPGSVTSSPLSQVESYSGRSMDPLLPDREPPRKKAPDVDYDVVSQRYRSERHRSHERYEERHREPRLTLRPPSLAAPYTPVQNWHHQPEKLIFECCAYEANYLGSMLIKDLRGTESTQDACAKMRRSTEQMRKVPTIVLSITYKGVKFIDAANKNIIAEHEIRNISCAAQDPEDLCTFAYITKDLQTSHHYCHVFSTVDVNLTYEIILTLGQAFEVAYQLALQAQRTKQQQCLPAGPGSESGRPVPKPRVSVRKSAADVVEQEGDAQSQGSATWLVDSKESKRTISTKYETTIF from the exons TATCTGGAGAGGCCCCAATGTGAACTGTGTGGACAGCACTGGATACAGCCCCCTGCACCACGCCGCCCTCAACGGACACAG CGAGGTGGTGGAGGCGCTGCTGCGAAACGAGGCCTTGACCAACATCGCCGACAACAAGGGCTGCTACCCGCTGCACCTGGCGGCGTGGAAGGGAGACGAGCACATCGTCCAACTGCTCGTCCACCAAGGGCCGTCGCACCCCAAACTCAACgagcag aGCTCTGTAGAGCATAAAGAGTTCAAACGCTGTGGGCCCTTTGACCCCTATATTAACGCCAAG AACAACGACAACGAGACGCCGCTGCACTGCGCCGCTCAGTACGGCCACTCGCGGGTGgtgcggctgctgctggaggagctgacggACCCGACCATGCGCAACAACAAGTTCGAGACGCCGCTGGACCTGGCGGCGCTGTACGGCCGCCTGGAGGtggtgaagctgctgctcagcGCTCACCCCAACCTGCTGAGCTGCAACACCAAGAAGCACACGCCGCTGCACCTGGCCTCCCGCAACGGACACCTGCCCGTGGTGGAGGTGCTGCTGGACGCCGGCATGGACATCAACTACGAG ACGGAGAAAGGCAGCGCCCTTCACGAAGCCGCCCTGTTCGGTAAGACGGACGTGGTGCAGAGACTCCTCGGTGCAG GTATCGACGTGAACATCGTGGACATGAAGGGCCTGACGGCGCTGGACACTGTCAAGGACATGCCCTCGCAGAAGAGCAGAGAACTGGCTGCTCTCATTCTCG GTCACATGACTGGAAAACCCCCCGACATCGACCTCCCGCCTCCACCCGTACCTCCGCCCCAGGAGAGTCCCAGTCCACGGAAAAAGG GCGAGCTGGAGAAGGTGAGCGAGCTGATCTCGGGGCTGGCCCCGGGGCCCGAGGAGGAGAGCCCGTACGAGGCGTTGTTCGAAGCCACTTCCTGCCACTCTCTGGACAGCCTGGCCAGCGGCAAGTCGTCCGACAGAGACTCTGGACGGCCGGACAGTGAAGCCGGCAAG AAAGATCGCCTGCTTCACACTTCACATCCTGGTCCTGGACACGAGCAGTCGGCGAGCTCAGAG GCCCTGTACACTAACAGCAGTATCGATGAAAGAGGCGAGCGGGTGGAGGAGGATCACACGTACGAGTTGTTGCTGACGGCACAGACCAAAGTCCCACCGCCCGGCCACGAGTCCCACTCCCATAAAG ATGagaaaacaacttcacagtctTCCAACAGCGTCCTACCTCAG CGCAGACCCGCTGCCCCCATCGACCTCAGAGCGCCGAGCAAGACGAAGGACACCCTGCACCCTCACCACGGGCGGGTCGGCCCGCCCCTGTCGGGAG ATAATTCCCAGCCGAGCCAGGATCAGGAAGCAGGTGTCCCGGAGCAGTTCACCGGCCTCCTGCACGGATCCTCTCCCGTCTTCGACTGCCACGAGGAGCCCTTCGGCCTCCCGGTCGTCCCGCCGCCCGCCCAGGTCCAGCAGGAGTCGAGAAAACCTGCCAAAGTAAAAGAggaagtagcagcagcagcagccgcaccACCTAGCCGTCCCAGTATGGCCGCCATCCTCACAGACTGTGACCCCAAAGCGATTTACGCGACCGTGAACAAGGAGCACAGGGACTCGGGGGCCGCGTCCGCCGTGAGGATGCGTCCGCCCATGGACCTGAAACTGGCCCGGAGTCTGTCCAAGTCCGACTCGGACCTGCTGGTGTCGCCCCCCagcgaggaggacggaggactgGGCAACCGCAGCGAGTCCGTCTCGAACTGTAGCACCGGCAAGAAGAGGCTGGAGAAGTCGCCCTCTTTCACGTCAGAGTGGGACGAG CAGACGCCGAGGGCCGCTCCCGCCACAAAACAGCGAAGATCTAATTCCTTCGACAGC ATCGAGAAGATCATGACACTGATTGGTGCCGGCATCGATTTTTCCAGAGATCAGCAGTATGCTACACCAG GTGCCGCCGGCCGGCTGCTGGACCAGCCCGTGGGCGACTGGCTGGAGCACGTGGGGCTGCCGCAGTACGAGAGCAAGCTGCTGCTCAACGGCTTCGACGACCTGCACTACATG GGGAGCAACGTGAtggaggaccaggacctgaGAGAGATTGGAATCGTAGACCTGAGTCACAGGAAGAAGATCCTGCACGCAGCACGTTCCATACCTAAG GTGAAGGCTCTGGGCTGCGACGGCAGCGGCTCCCTCTCTGCCTGGCTGGAGAATCTGGGCCTGCACGAGTACCTGCCCAATTTCCTGGCCAGCGGCTACCGCACCCTGGACTGCGTCAAGAACCTGTGGGAGCTTGAGATCGTCAAC GTGCTGAAGATCTCCCTGCTCGGCCACAGGAAACGCATCATCGCTTCCTTAGCGGAGAGACCGTACGAGGATCCGCCGGTCAAACCTCCGCGTCTGTCTCAGATCAGG TGCCAGGACCTGCCGGGCTCTGTGACGTCGTCTCCCCTCAGTCAGGTGGAATCCTACTCAGGTCGCTCAATGGACCCGCTGCTGCCCGATCGAGAGCCCCCGAGGAAGAAAGCGCCGGACGTCGACTACGACGTTGTTTCCCAGAGATATCGCAGTGAACGACACAGATCTCAC GAGCGGTATGAAGAGCGGCATCGGGAGCCTCGTCTGACCCTGCGGCCTCCCAGCCTGGCGGCGCCGTACACGCCGGTCCAGAACTGGCACCACCAACCCGAGAAACTCATCTTTGAATGCTGTGCCTACGAAGCCAAT TACCTCGGTTCCATGCTGATCAAGGATCTCCGGGGAACCGAGTCCACGCAGGACGCTTGTGCCAAAATGCGG AGGTCGACGGAACAAATGAGGAAAGTCCCGACCATCGTCCTCTCCATCACCTACAAGGGCGTGAAGTTCATCGATGCAGCCAATAAG AACATCATCGCCGAGCACGAGATCCGGAACATTTCCTGTGCGGCCCAGGACCCGGAGGACCTGTGCACGTTCGCCTACATCACCAAGGACCTGCAGACCAGCCACCACTACTGCCACGTGTTCAGCACCGTGGACGTG AACCTGACCTATGAGATCATACTGACCCTGGGTCAGGCGTTCGAGGTGGCCTACCAGCTGGCTCTGCAGGCCCAGAGgaccaaacagcagcagtgtctcCCCGCGGGACCCGGGTCAGAGTCCGGCCGCCCCGTTCCCAAACCGCGAGTCAGTGTGCGCAAGTCGGCG
- the LOC118316995 gene encoding ankyrin repeat and SAM domain-containing protein 1A-like isoform X6, which translates to MGKEQELLEAARTGNLAAVEKLLSGKRQTAGTGSGLSGTGGSGAGGGHGASSHPLSSLLSIWRGPNVNCVDSTGYSPLHHAALNGHSEVVEALLRNEALTNIADNKGCYPLHLAAWKGDEHIVQLLVHQGPSHPKLNEQNNDNETPLHCAAQYGHSRVVRLLLEELTDPTMRNNKFETPLDLAALYGRLEVVKLLLSAHPNLLSCNTKKHTPLHLASRNGHLPVVEVLLDAGMDINYETEKGSALHEAALFGKTDVVQRLLGAGIDVNIVDMKGLTALDTVKDMPSQKSRELAALILGHMTGKPPDIDLPPPPVPPPQESPSPRKKGELEKVSELISGLAPGPEEESPYEALFEATSCHSLDSLASGKSSDRDSGRPDSEAGKKDRLLHTSHPGPGHEQSASSEALYTNSSIDERGERVEEDHTYELLLTAQTKVPPPGHESHSHKDEKTTSQSSNSVLPQRRPAAPIDLRAPSKTKDTLHPHHGRVGPPLSGDNSQPSQDQEAGVPEQFTGLLHGSSPVFDCHEEPFGLPVVPPPAQVQQESRKPAKVKEEVAAAAAAPPSRPSMAAILTDCDPKAIYATVNKEHRDSGAASAVRMRPPMDLKLARSLSKSDSDLLVSPPSEEDGGLGNRSESVSNCSTGKKRLEKSPSFTSEWDEQTPRAAPATKQRRSNSFDSIEKIMTLIGAGIDFSRDQQYATPGAAGRLLDQPVGDWLEHVGLPQYESKLLLNGFDDLHYMGSNVMEDQDLREIGIVDLSHRKKILHAARSIPKVKALGCDGSGSLSAWLENLGLHEYLPNFLASGYRTLDCVKNLWELEIVNVLKISLLGHRKRIIASLAERPYEDPPVKPPRLSQIRCQDLPGSVTSSPLSQVESYSGRSMDPLLPDREPPRKKAPDVDYDVVSQRYRSERHRSHERYEERHREPRLTLRPPSLAAPYTPVQNWHHQPEKLIFECCAYEANYLGSMLIKDLRGTESTQDACAKMRRSTEQMRKVPTIVLSITYKGVKFIDAANKNIIAEHEIRNISCAAQDPEDLCTFAYITKDLQTSHHYCHVFSTVDVNLTYEIILTLGQAFEVAYQLALQAQRTKQQQCLPAGPGSESGRPVPKPRVSVRKSAADVVEQEGDAQSQGSATWLVDSKESKRTISTKYETTIF; encoded by the exons TATCTGGAGAGGCCCCAATGTGAACTGTGTGGACAGCACTGGATACAGCCCCCTGCACCACGCCGCCCTCAACGGACACAG CGAGGTGGTGGAGGCGCTGCTGCGAAACGAGGCCTTGACCAACATCGCCGACAACAAGGGCTGCTACCCGCTGCACCTGGCGGCGTGGAAGGGAGACGAGCACATCGTCCAACTGCTCGTCCACCAAGGGCCGTCGCACCCCAAACTCAACgagcag AACAACGACAACGAGACGCCGCTGCACTGCGCCGCTCAGTACGGCCACTCGCGGGTGgtgcggctgctgctggaggagctgacggACCCGACCATGCGCAACAACAAGTTCGAGACGCCGCTGGACCTGGCGGCGCTGTACGGCCGCCTGGAGGtggtgaagctgctgctcagcGCTCACCCCAACCTGCTGAGCTGCAACACCAAGAAGCACACGCCGCTGCACCTGGCCTCCCGCAACGGACACCTGCCCGTGGTGGAGGTGCTGCTGGACGCCGGCATGGACATCAACTACGAG ACGGAGAAAGGCAGCGCCCTTCACGAAGCCGCCCTGTTCGGTAAGACGGACGTGGTGCAGAGACTCCTCGGTGCAG GTATCGACGTGAACATCGTGGACATGAAGGGCCTGACGGCGCTGGACACTGTCAAGGACATGCCCTCGCAGAAGAGCAGAGAACTGGCTGCTCTCATTCTCG GTCACATGACTGGAAAACCCCCCGACATCGACCTCCCGCCTCCACCCGTACCTCCGCCCCAGGAGAGTCCCAGTCCACGGAAAAAGG GCGAGCTGGAGAAGGTGAGCGAGCTGATCTCGGGGCTGGCCCCGGGGCCCGAGGAGGAGAGCCCGTACGAGGCGTTGTTCGAAGCCACTTCCTGCCACTCTCTGGACAGCCTGGCCAGCGGCAAGTCGTCCGACAGAGACTCTGGACGGCCGGACAGTGAAGCCGGCAAG AAAGATCGCCTGCTTCACACTTCACATCCTGGTCCTGGACACGAGCAGTCGGCGAGCTCAGAG GCCCTGTACACTAACAGCAGTATCGATGAAAGAGGCGAGCGGGTGGAGGAGGATCACACGTACGAGTTGTTGCTGACGGCACAGACCAAAGTCCCACCGCCCGGCCACGAGTCCCACTCCCATAAAG ATGagaaaacaacttcacagtctTCCAACAGCGTCCTACCTCAG CGCAGACCCGCTGCCCCCATCGACCTCAGAGCGCCGAGCAAGACGAAGGACACCCTGCACCCTCACCACGGGCGGGTCGGCCCGCCCCTGTCGGGAG ATAATTCCCAGCCGAGCCAGGATCAGGAAGCAGGTGTCCCGGAGCAGTTCACCGGCCTCCTGCACGGATCCTCTCCCGTCTTCGACTGCCACGAGGAGCCCTTCGGCCTCCCGGTCGTCCCGCCGCCCGCCCAGGTCCAGCAGGAGTCGAGAAAACCTGCCAAAGTAAAAGAggaagtagcagcagcagcagccgcaccACCTAGCCGTCCCAGTATGGCCGCCATCCTCACAGACTGTGACCCCAAAGCGATTTACGCGACCGTGAACAAGGAGCACAGGGACTCGGGGGCCGCGTCCGCCGTGAGGATGCGTCCGCCCATGGACCTGAAACTGGCCCGGAGTCTGTCCAAGTCCGACTCGGACCTGCTGGTGTCGCCCCCCagcgaggaggacggaggactgGGCAACCGCAGCGAGTCCGTCTCGAACTGTAGCACCGGCAAGAAGAGGCTGGAGAAGTCGCCCTCTTTCACGTCAGAGTGGGACGAG CAGACGCCGAGGGCCGCTCCCGCCACAAAACAGCGAAGATCTAATTCCTTCGACAGC ATCGAGAAGATCATGACACTGATTGGTGCCGGCATCGATTTTTCCAGAGATCAGCAGTATGCTACACCAG GTGCCGCCGGCCGGCTGCTGGACCAGCCCGTGGGCGACTGGCTGGAGCACGTGGGGCTGCCGCAGTACGAGAGCAAGCTGCTGCTCAACGGCTTCGACGACCTGCACTACATG GGGAGCAACGTGAtggaggaccaggacctgaGAGAGATTGGAATCGTAGACCTGAGTCACAGGAAGAAGATCCTGCACGCAGCACGTTCCATACCTAAG GTGAAGGCTCTGGGCTGCGACGGCAGCGGCTCCCTCTCTGCCTGGCTGGAGAATCTGGGCCTGCACGAGTACCTGCCCAATTTCCTGGCCAGCGGCTACCGCACCCTGGACTGCGTCAAGAACCTGTGGGAGCTTGAGATCGTCAAC GTGCTGAAGATCTCCCTGCTCGGCCACAGGAAACGCATCATCGCTTCCTTAGCGGAGAGACCGTACGAGGATCCGCCGGTCAAACCTCCGCGTCTGTCTCAGATCAGG TGCCAGGACCTGCCGGGCTCTGTGACGTCGTCTCCCCTCAGTCAGGTGGAATCCTACTCAGGTCGCTCAATGGACCCGCTGCTGCCCGATCGAGAGCCCCCGAGGAAGAAAGCGCCGGACGTCGACTACGACGTTGTTTCCCAGAGATATCGCAGTGAACGACACAGATCTCAC GAGCGGTATGAAGAGCGGCATCGGGAGCCTCGTCTGACCCTGCGGCCTCCCAGCCTGGCGGCGCCGTACACGCCGGTCCAGAACTGGCACCACCAACCCGAGAAACTCATCTTTGAATGCTGTGCCTACGAAGCCAAT TACCTCGGTTCCATGCTGATCAAGGATCTCCGGGGAACCGAGTCCACGCAGGACGCTTGTGCCAAAATGCGG AGGTCGACGGAACAAATGAGGAAAGTCCCGACCATCGTCCTCTCCATCACCTACAAGGGCGTGAAGTTCATCGATGCAGCCAATAAG AACATCATCGCCGAGCACGAGATCCGGAACATTTCCTGTGCGGCCCAGGACCCGGAGGACCTGTGCACGTTCGCCTACATCACCAAGGACCTGCAGACCAGCCACCACTACTGCCACGTGTTCAGCACCGTGGACGTG AACCTGACCTATGAGATCATACTGACCCTGGGTCAGGCGTTCGAGGTGGCCTACCAGCTGGCTCTGCAGGCCCAGAGgaccaaacagcagcagtgtctcCCCGCGGGACCCGGGTCAGAGTCCGGCCGCCCCGTTCCCAAACCGCGAGTCAGTGTGCGCAAGTCGGCG
- the LOC118316995 gene encoding ankyrin repeat and SAM domain-containing protein 1A-like isoform X9 produces MGKEQELLEAARTGNLAAVEKLLSGKRQTAGTGSGLSGTGGSGAGGGHGASSHPLSSLLSIWRGPNVNCVDSTGYSPLHHAALNGHSEVVEALLRNEALTNIADNKGCYPLHLAAWKGDEHIVQLLVHQGPSHPKLNEQNNDNETPLHCAAQYGHSRVVRLLLEELTDPTMRNNKFETPLDLAALYGRLEVVKLLLSAHPNLLSCNTKKHTPLHLASRNGHLPVVEVLLDAGMDINYETEKGSALHEAALFGKTDVVQRLLGAGIDVNIVDMKGLTALDTVKDMPSQKSRELAALILGHMTGKPPDIDLPPPPVPPPQESPSPRKKGELEKVSELISGLAPGPEEESPYEALFEATSCHSLDSLASGKSSDRDSGRPDSEAGKKDRLLHTSHPGPGHEQSASSEALYTNSSIDERGERVEEDHTYELLLTAQTKVPPPGHESHSHKDEKTTSQSSNSVLPQRRPAAPIDLRAPSKTKDTLHPHHGRVGPPLSGDNSQPSQDQEAGVPEQFTGLLHGSSPVFDCHEEPFGLPVVPPPAQVQQESRKPAKVKEEVAAAAAAPPSRPSMAAILTDCDPKAIYATVNKEHRDSGAASAVRMRPPMDLKLARSLSKSDSDLLVSPPSEEDGGLGNRSESVSNCSTGKKRLEKSPSFTSEWDEIEKIMTLIGAGIDFSRDQQYATPGAAGRLLDQPVGDWLEHVGLPQYESKLLLNGFDDLHYMGSNVMEDQDLREIGIVDLSHRKKILHAARSIPKVKALGCDGSGSLSAWLENLGLHEYLPNFLASGYRTLDCVKNLWELEIVNVLKISLLGHRKRIIASLAERPYEDPPVKPPRLSQIRCQDLPGSVTSSPLSQVESYSGRSMDPLLPDREPPRKKAPDVDYDVVSQRYRSERHRSHERYEERHREPRLTLRPPSLAAPYTPVQNWHHQPEKLIFECCAYEANYLGSMLIKDLRGTESTQDACAKMRRSTEQMRKVPTIVLSITYKGVKFIDAANKNIIAEHEIRNISCAAQDPEDLCTFAYITKDLQTSHHYCHVFSTVDVNLTYEIILTLGQAFEVAYQLALQAQRTKQQQCLPAGPGSESGRPVPKPRVSVRKSAADVVEQEGDAQSQGSATWLVDSKESKRTISTKYETTIF; encoded by the exons TATCTGGAGAGGCCCCAATGTGAACTGTGTGGACAGCACTGGATACAGCCCCCTGCACCACGCCGCCCTCAACGGACACAG CGAGGTGGTGGAGGCGCTGCTGCGAAACGAGGCCTTGACCAACATCGCCGACAACAAGGGCTGCTACCCGCTGCACCTGGCGGCGTGGAAGGGAGACGAGCACATCGTCCAACTGCTCGTCCACCAAGGGCCGTCGCACCCCAAACTCAACgagcag AACAACGACAACGAGACGCCGCTGCACTGCGCCGCTCAGTACGGCCACTCGCGGGTGgtgcggctgctgctggaggagctgacggACCCGACCATGCGCAACAACAAGTTCGAGACGCCGCTGGACCTGGCGGCGCTGTACGGCCGCCTGGAGGtggtgaagctgctgctcagcGCTCACCCCAACCTGCTGAGCTGCAACACCAAGAAGCACACGCCGCTGCACCTGGCCTCCCGCAACGGACACCTGCCCGTGGTGGAGGTGCTGCTGGACGCCGGCATGGACATCAACTACGAG ACGGAGAAAGGCAGCGCCCTTCACGAAGCCGCCCTGTTCGGTAAGACGGACGTGGTGCAGAGACTCCTCGGTGCAG GTATCGACGTGAACATCGTGGACATGAAGGGCCTGACGGCGCTGGACACTGTCAAGGACATGCCCTCGCAGAAGAGCAGAGAACTGGCTGCTCTCATTCTCG GTCACATGACTGGAAAACCCCCCGACATCGACCTCCCGCCTCCACCCGTACCTCCGCCCCAGGAGAGTCCCAGTCCACGGAAAAAGG GCGAGCTGGAGAAGGTGAGCGAGCTGATCTCGGGGCTGGCCCCGGGGCCCGAGGAGGAGAGCCCGTACGAGGCGTTGTTCGAAGCCACTTCCTGCCACTCTCTGGACAGCCTGGCCAGCGGCAAGTCGTCCGACAGAGACTCTGGACGGCCGGACAGTGAAGCCGGCAAG AAAGATCGCCTGCTTCACACTTCACATCCTGGTCCTGGACACGAGCAGTCGGCGAGCTCAGAG GCCCTGTACACTAACAGCAGTATCGATGAAAGAGGCGAGCGGGTGGAGGAGGATCACACGTACGAGTTGTTGCTGACGGCACAGACCAAAGTCCCACCGCCCGGCCACGAGTCCCACTCCCATAAAG ATGagaaaacaacttcacagtctTCCAACAGCGTCCTACCTCAG CGCAGACCCGCTGCCCCCATCGACCTCAGAGCGCCGAGCAAGACGAAGGACACCCTGCACCCTCACCACGGGCGGGTCGGCCCGCCCCTGTCGGGAG ATAATTCCCAGCCGAGCCAGGATCAGGAAGCAGGTGTCCCGGAGCAGTTCACCGGCCTCCTGCACGGATCCTCTCCCGTCTTCGACTGCCACGAGGAGCCCTTCGGCCTCCCGGTCGTCCCGCCGCCCGCCCAGGTCCAGCAGGAGTCGAGAAAACCTGCCAAAGTAAAAGAggaagtagcagcagcagcagccgcaccACCTAGCCGTCCCAGTATGGCCGCCATCCTCACAGACTGTGACCCCAAAGCGATTTACGCGACCGTGAACAAGGAGCACAGGGACTCGGGGGCCGCGTCCGCCGTGAGGATGCGTCCGCCCATGGACCTGAAACTGGCCCGGAGTCTGTCCAAGTCCGACTCGGACCTGCTGGTGTCGCCCCCCagcgaggaggacggaggactgGGCAACCGCAGCGAGTCCGTCTCGAACTGTAGCACCGGCAAGAAGAGGCTGGAGAAGTCGCCCTCTTTCACGTCAGAGTGGGACGAG ATCGAGAAGATCATGACACTGATTGGTGCCGGCATCGATTTTTCCAGAGATCAGCAGTATGCTACACCAG GTGCCGCCGGCCGGCTGCTGGACCAGCCCGTGGGCGACTGGCTGGAGCACGTGGGGCTGCCGCAGTACGAGAGCAAGCTGCTGCTCAACGGCTTCGACGACCTGCACTACATG GGGAGCAACGTGAtggaggaccaggacctgaGAGAGATTGGAATCGTAGACCTGAGTCACAGGAAGAAGATCCTGCACGCAGCACGTTCCATACCTAAG GTGAAGGCTCTGGGCTGCGACGGCAGCGGCTCCCTCTCTGCCTGGCTGGAGAATCTGGGCCTGCACGAGTACCTGCCCAATTTCCTGGCCAGCGGCTACCGCACCCTGGACTGCGTCAAGAACCTGTGGGAGCTTGAGATCGTCAAC GTGCTGAAGATCTCCCTGCTCGGCCACAGGAAACGCATCATCGCTTCCTTAGCGGAGAGACCGTACGAGGATCCGCCGGTCAAACCTCCGCGTCTGTCTCAGATCAGG TGCCAGGACCTGCCGGGCTCTGTGACGTCGTCTCCCCTCAGTCAGGTGGAATCCTACTCAGGTCGCTCAATGGACCCGCTGCTGCCCGATCGAGAGCCCCCGAGGAAGAAAGCGCCGGACGTCGACTACGACGTTGTTTCCCAGAGATATCGCAGTGAACGACACAGATCTCAC GAGCGGTATGAAGAGCGGCATCGGGAGCCTCGTCTGACCCTGCGGCCTCCCAGCCTGGCGGCGCCGTACACGCCGGTCCAGAACTGGCACCACCAACCCGAGAAACTCATCTTTGAATGCTGTGCCTACGAAGCCAAT TACCTCGGTTCCATGCTGATCAAGGATCTCCGGGGAACCGAGTCCACGCAGGACGCTTGTGCCAAAATGCGG AGGTCGACGGAACAAATGAGGAAAGTCCCGACCATCGTCCTCTCCATCACCTACAAGGGCGTGAAGTTCATCGATGCAGCCAATAAG AACATCATCGCCGAGCACGAGATCCGGAACATTTCCTGTGCGGCCCAGGACCCGGAGGACCTGTGCACGTTCGCCTACATCACCAAGGACCTGCAGACCAGCCACCACTACTGCCACGTGTTCAGCACCGTGGACGTG AACCTGACCTATGAGATCATACTGACCCTGGGTCAGGCGTTCGAGGTGGCCTACCAGCTGGCTCTGCAGGCCCAGAGgaccaaacagcagcagtgtctcCCCGCGGGACCCGGGTCAGAGTCCGGCCGCCCCGTTCCCAAACCGCGAGTCAGTGTGCGCAAGTCGGCG